The following proteins are co-located in the Halostella salina genome:
- a CDS encoding thioesterase family protein: MQTISDHRVKFGEFAGPLVHGATFFDWQLRSTQELAAAVDYPFETILADDGIPYAPVVVSTSVDRYPAIGDSVSVETVPREVGESSVELVYETVDGDGDPVSTARMTHVTIGTDGSALPLPETAQSALDDACVDRDPAVGPDDAEGDSAADDYPSFSKSVPIRSPHIEGAELAYFEEYPRFADVAMEEFLTEQGTGLAELNDEKRPYKLRDWRWEFQSPVLFESTLTVDCDVVDVTPERIRVAHELSSGGRTNIEGVTEYGCFDRDGNPVAYDDAMLAPFES, encoded by the coding sequence GTGCAAACGATCAGCGACCACCGAGTGAAGTTCGGCGAGTTCGCCGGGCCGCTCGTCCACGGCGCGACCTTCTTCGACTGGCAACTGCGCTCGACACAGGAGCTGGCCGCGGCGGTCGACTACCCGTTCGAGACGATCCTCGCGGACGACGGCATCCCGTACGCCCCCGTCGTCGTCAGCACCTCGGTCGACCGCTACCCCGCCATCGGCGACAGCGTCTCCGTCGAGACGGTGCCCCGTGAGGTCGGCGAGTCGAGCGTCGAACTGGTGTACGAGACCGTCGACGGCGACGGCGACCCGGTGTCGACGGCGCGGATGACCCATGTGACGATCGGGACCGACGGCTCCGCCCTCCCGCTGCCCGAGACTGCGCAGTCGGCACTGGACGACGCGTGCGTCGACCGCGACCCCGCGGTCGGACCCGACGACGCTGAAGGTGATTCGGCGGCCGACGACTACCCGTCGTTCTCGAAGTCGGTCCCGATCCGCAGTCCGCACATCGAGGGAGCCGAACTGGCCTACTTCGAGGAGTACCCGCGGTTCGCCGACGTGGCGATGGAGGAGTTCCTGACGGAGCAGGGCACCGGCCTCGCGGAACTGAACGACGAGAAGCGACCGTACAAGCTCCGTGACTGGCGCTGGGAGTTCCAGTCGCCCGTGCTGTTCGAGTCGACGCTGACCGTGGACTGCGACGTGGTCGACGTGACTCCGGAGCGGATCCGGGTCGCACACGAGCTGTCCAGCGGCGGCCGGACCAACATCGAGGGCGTCACCGAGTACGGCTGTTTCGACCGCGACGGGAACCCCGTGGCGTACGACGACGCGATGCTCGCGCCGTTCGAGTCGTAA